The following nucleotide sequence is from Nitrospirota bacterium.
TTGGAGTTACGATAGCAGGTGGTCTGCCTGAGGATGTAAGGAAAGACGCCAAAGTGTTGGAGGCTTATCTTGGCTCAGAGATAACAGATTAGAGGGTTTTTTGCAGTGGAAAATAAACAAACCATTCTCAGCGTAAAAGACCTCAGTGTCAGTTACGGCAATATCAATGCCGTTAACGGGATAACTTTTGACATCACAGAGGGTCAAATTGTAACACTTATCGGGGCTAACGGAGCCGGTAAGACAACACTTCTGAGAGCTGTCTCAGGGCTTATTCCCTATGAGGGAACAGTATCGTTTTCCGGCATCAATCTTAAAGGTAAAACTCCACATGAAATCATATCGGGAGGGATAACACATGTGCCTGAGGGCAGAGCTATTTTTGGAAATCTGACAGTTATGGAAAATCTGGAGCTTTCGGCATGGGTTGTTAAAGACAAGGGCATTTATAGGGAGCGTCTCAGGCATATCTTTAGTCTGTTCCCCAAATTGGAGGAAAGGAAAACACAGTTAAGCGGTACACTTTCCGGGGGTGAGCAGCAGATGCTTGCCATAGGGCGGGCTATTATGACAGGGGGCTCACTTATGCTTTTGGATGAGCCCTCCATGGGGCTCTCTCCACTGCTTGTAAAAGAGATATTTAAAGTAATTCTGGATATAAACAAATCCGGTAAGACAATCCTGCTTGTTGAGCAAAACGCTAATATGGCACTTCACATAGCAAATTACGGTTACGTGCTTGAAACCGGCAAAATTGTCTTTCATGGCTCTAAAGAAGTACTTTCAGGCAATCCAAAAATCAGAGAGGCATACCTGGGTGTATAGCAGTAGTAATTTGTGTTGCCAAACAGCCGGCTGTAAATTGTGTCGTTTGTAACACAATATTAATGTTTTTTATACATTTTCCTGTTAAGAAATAGCGGTTTTTCAGGGTTTACATTGTGGCATATAATTTGCATATTTAGTAGAGTTATGAGATATCAGACGACGATAAAAAAAGAAGTAACGTTTGAGGGAGTAGGTCTGCACACTGGAATATACTGCAAGGTAAGTATTTATCCGGCCTCTGTGGACCATGGAATAGTTTTTCACCGCCCTTGTAAAAATGCCTCCTTCTTTGCAAATGTGGGGACTGTGACTGATACAGTGTTTGCCACAACCATCGGCAACGAAAGGGCTAAAATCAGGACTGTTGAGCATATACTTGCTGTGCTTTCTGCTCTTTCTATAGATAACGTAACCATAGAGGTAGAGGGACCTGAGATTCCCATTTTGGATGGAAGTGCCATCGAGCTTGTTAACCTTCTGCTTGATGCCGGTATTAAAAAACAAAAAAGAAAAATGCCGTATATTAAAATACTTAAGCCTGTTGTTTTTGAGGACAAAAACACCTCAGTCACTGTGTATCCTTACAATGGCAGAAAGATTTCCTTCAGGTTATTTTTCCATAATCATTTTCTGGGCGAGCAGTTTTTCTCAATAGATCTCAATGAGGAATCCTTTATAAGGGAAATAGCTCCGGCAAGAACATTTGGTTTTCTGAAAGATGAGGAGTATTTCAGGCAGCATGGCCTTGCAAAGGGTGTGTCGCTGCAAAATGCTGTGATTTTTAGTGACAGTGACGTCATCAATGAAACAGGCCTGAGATTTACCAATGAGTGCGTAAGACATAAGATACTTGACAGTATTGGGGATTTTGCCCTTACCGGCTTTCCCATACTTGGGCATATTGTTGCTGATAAGTCCGGGCATACATCAAATATAAAATTCCTCAACACACTGCTTTCCTCCTCAGACTGTTGGGAGGTCGTAACCGGTGAAATTGAAAAGTCAGCATACCCTGTTTTTAGCTTAAGTTATACATAGCATTTAATTTAAGTGGCAGAATGCCACGCCTTTGATGTCTGACACTTTACTGGATTGTGCCCACAGGTTTTGCAAGTTGTATATTAATGTCTTTGATAGCCATATTTAGTTCAAACTGTAAACTCTCTATAAAACTCAAAACTGCAGCTCTGCCAGCATCGTCCAGCTCTTTATTTAACTTCCTGAGAGCCAGTTCCATCCTAAAAGACTCGCTTTTAAGGGCTACAGCTCCAATGTTTGCCGACATACCTTTAATTGTGTGGGCTTGTTTTTGAAGTCCGTCCACATTTCCAGCTTCTAACAACTTTCTAAGAAGCTCTAACTGCTGCGGGGCATCGGCATTAAAGGCTGTCCACATGTCTCTGAGAATTTCCTCATCATTGTCAAGCCGCTGCAGTGTGTCTTTTATATCCAGTGCCTTTGCCGAGGTTCTTGTAGAGGGCTGCTGGGCAACCATTGGCTGCTGCAATGAGATGTGAAGTTTTTCCGCCACTGTCTCATGTTTTGAAACCGGTACGTCAGGTTTTACCTGCCCTGATTGTACATCTTGCGACATCCCCTGCACCTCCTTTGACCGTAAGGCCGTATATTTATCAATTAATTTATATAAATCCTCAGCTTTTAGCGGTTTAGAAATGTAATCGTCCATACCTGTTGAAAGACAAAGTTCCATATCCCCCTTCAAAGCATGTGCGGTCATGGCGATTATGGGAATGCCCACATTTATCTTTGCGTCCTTTAGGCCCCTTATATATCGTGTTGCCTCAAGGCCGTCCATATCCGGCATCTGCACATCCATAAGGACAACATCAAAGATTGTATTAGCCAGCTTATCCACAGCTTCACGCCCACTCCCAACCACTACGGGTGAGTATCCGCGCTTTTGCAGCAGTTTGACTGCCAGAGTTTGGTTTA
It contains:
- a CDS encoding UDP-3-O-acyl-N-acetylglucosamine deacetylase; translation: MRYQTTIKKEVTFEGVGLHTGIYCKVSIYPASVDHGIVFHRPCKNASFFANVGTVTDTVFATTIGNERAKIRTVEHILAVLSALSIDNVTIEVEGPEIPILDGSAIELVNLLLDAGIKKQKRKMPYIKILKPVVFEDKNTSVTVYPYNGRKISFRLFFHNHFLGEQFFSIDLNEESFIREIAPARTFGFLKDEEYFRQHGLAKGVSLQNAVIFSDSDVINETGLRFTNECVRHKILDSIGDFALTGFPILGHIVADKSGHTSNIKFLNTLLSSSDCWEVVTGEIEKSAYPVFSLSYT
- a CDS encoding ABC transporter ATP-binding protein, coding for MLSVKDLSVSYGNINAVNGITFDITEGQIVTLIGANGAGKTTLLRAVSGLIPYEGTVSFSGINLKGKTPHEIISGGITHVPEGRAIFGNLTVMENLELSAWVVKDKGIYRERLRHIFSLFPKLEERKTQLSGTLSGGEQQMLAIGRAIMTGGSLMLLDEPSMGLSPLLVKEIFKVILDINKSGKTILLVEQNANMALHIANYGYVLETGKIVFHGSKEVLSGNPKIREAYLGV